Genomic window (Melioribacteraceae bacterium):
CTTTATGGATTATCTGGCGTTTGGAAAATTAATACCCGAAAAGGCAGAACAGATTATTAAAGGATTTTCGATAGCCTGCCGAGAAAATGGCGTTGCTCTTATTGGGGGAGAAACTGCCGAGATGCCCGGCTTATATACGGAAGATGAATATGATATTTCCGGGACTATAGTGGGTATTGTTGAACGAGATAAGATAATTGATGGAAAAAATGTTCAACGGGGAGATGTGCTTATTGGATTTCCTTCAACAGGATTGCATACAAATGGATATTCACTGGCAAGAAAAGTTTTACTTGAAAAATTTAGCGTTAATGATAAACCGGAAGGATTTGATAAATCGATTGGTGAGGAATTATTAAGCATTCACAAATCTTATTTTCATATCATCTCATTGTTGAAAGAAAAGTTAGAAGTGCGAGCATTTTCACATATTACCGGCGGCGGAATAATCGGGAATACAAAACGCGTTGTGCCAAAAGATTTATCTATTAATATTGACTGGAAAGCATGGGATACATTACCAATTTTTGATTTAATTCAGAAGACAGGAAATATTTCTGATGAGGAGATGAGAAAAGCTTTCAATCTTGGTATTGGATTAATCGCGGTAATCTCCCCAACGGATGTAGAAAAAGCTATTTCGATTTGTAATACAATAAATGAGAAAGCAATTGTCATTGGGGAGATTATTTAGACTGAATTCATCGTATTCTTTAGTTAATATAAAGTTGATAATTTAAAACAATAGCCGAAAGTAAAAATGTTTATAGATACTCATGCCCATCTTTTTTACCCAAATTTTAATGGTGAGATTGATAATATATTGAAGAACGCTAGAGATGCGGGAGTTGATTACATAATAGTTCCCGGCACCGATTTAGCTTCATCAGTTCAAGCAATAGAACTTTCAAAAAAATATGAAATGGTATATGCGTCTGTTGGTATTCATCCACACGATACAAAAGAGTGGAATGACTCCTTAATAGATAAGATTGAACAACTCGCTAAAAATGAAAAAGTAGTTGCCATTGGTGAAATTGGATTAGATTACTATTATGATTTTTCTCCAAAGGAAATTCAAATAAAAGCATTCGAAGCTCAGATAGAACTTGCCCTTAAATTAAAACTCCCCGTAATAATTCATAATAGAGAAGCTGATACCGATGTTATGAGTATTATTAGAAAATATAAAGACAGCGGACTGCGGGCTCAATTTCACTGTTTTGCGGGGACTGTTGAGGATGCGCGTGAACTTGTAGAGATGAGACATTATATTTCTTTTACTGGAAATATCACTTATAAAAAGGCAGATACTCTAAGAAAAATAGTTAGTCGCATTGCCCCGGAAAATCTTTTACTTGAAACTGATTCCCCATTCATGACACCAATCCCGCATCGGGGCGAAAGAAATGAACCTTCTTATATAAAATTAGTTGCCGATCAAATTGCGGCAATTCATAATTTAACTACTGAAGATATTGCGAGAACTACATCGTACAACGCATATAAACTTTTTGGGATTGGGATGAAACCGGATTTAAGCTTTACTTACAAAATTGGAAATTCACTTTACATTAATGTTACAAACCGATGCAATGCCGATTGTATTTTCTGCGATAGAAAAGGGGAAGCCGTTATTAATGGATATAGTTTAAAGATGACCAAAGCTCAAGAGCCCAATGTAGAAGTTTATATAAATGAAATGGGAGATCCCAAACAATATAAAGAAGTTGTGTTTTGCGGATATGGCGAACCAACCATAAGATGGGATGTGGTAAAACAAGTTGCCAAATTTGTGAAAGATAATGGCGGCCGCACCAGAATGAATACCGATGGACATGGCAATTTTATTAATAAAAAAGATATTACCCCAGAGCTTAGTGGATTGATAGATACAGTCTCCATCTCACTAAATTCAACCGATCCCGAACAATATGGGAAATTAATGAGAGTAGATCCCTCGCTACATAAAGAGATGATCGACTTTGCCCGTAAAGCCAAAAACTATACACATGTTGTGCTGTCAATTGTTGGATTAAATGAGATTGATACCGGAGCGGCAAAAAAGTTTGTGACTGAGGAAGTCGGGGTAGATTTCCGTGAACGTGAGTATTTTTAAGAGAACAGAGTGAAAAAACTAATCACCTTCATTTCATTATTTTGTTGCATTTTTGGTTTCGCTGAGATCTCAGCACAAAATAATCAACTTCAAAAATCAATTGATGCAGTATTACAAAATAAATTTTTTAATCGCGCTCAAATCTCAATAAACGCTATTGATCTTTTGACTGGAGAGGAAATTTATTCTTTCAATAGTCAAAAATTATTCAGACCGGCGAGTGTGCAAAAATTATTTACTACTGCTGCCGCAATAAAATTTTTAGGCACCGAAAGAAAATTTAAAACCGCGGTATACACAGATGGAACTCTGCAGAATAAAACACTTACCGGAAACCTTTTTATCAAAGGGGGTTTCGATCCCGATTTTAATACAAATAATCTTGATACACTAATTGCCCAGCTATTTTCATCAGGTATAACTAGAATTACTGGCAATATCTACGCAGATGTTTCAATGATGGACTCACTCTTCTGGGGTGAAGGGTGGATGTGGGATGATGATCCATACTCATTTGCCGCTTACTTTTCTCCACTCTCTATTAACGACAATTCAATAAAAATTATTGTTGAACCAATTAAGGTAGGAAAAAAACCTTTAGTGCGAACCGATCCTGAAACTGAAATTCTTGAGATACAAAACTCAGCAACTGTTAATAGAGGTTACAAAAATAGATTATCTGTTTCCCGTAAATGGCTAAACAGATCCAACAAAATTACTATTAGAGGTTCTATTGGGGTTCGAGCAAAAAATTATTCCACTACAGTTAATATTTTTAATCCAACTTTATACTTCTTAGAATTATTTAAAGAAAGATGCATATCCGCAGGCATCACAATTAGCGGCAAGTTGGATACTCTCAAAACACCAGTTAACGTATGGGAGTTGGCTAACCATGAGTGCAAGATTGATAAAATAATAAACAATGTTAATAAGACTAGCGATAATCTTAGTGCGGAATTACTGCTCCGCTCAATACCCTATCATAAAACGGGAGACAAATCTGGAGCGGTAGACGGGAAAAAATACGTTGAAAGATTAATCAGTTTCCTTGATGAAAATCCAGAGAGCTACTCAATTGTGGATGGTTCCGGTCTTTCTTATTACAATTTAACTTCAACCGCTTTAACAGGAAAATTGCTTCAACATATGTACTATTCATCGCCGGAGTCTTATTCCCTATTTTATAATTCACTATCTGTTTCTGGAATTGATGGTACATTGAGAAATAGATTGAACAGCAGCGAGCTAAGGGGAAAAGTAAGAGGCAAAACTGGATCGTTACGGGGGACTACAACATTGAGCGGATATTTACAAACTGAAACAGACAAGAATATAGCGTTTTCGATTTTTATTCAGAATTTTACCGGTAACCAGAGCAAGCCTAAAAATCTAATTGACGAGATAGTCCGCTTAATTTATAAACATTATTAATAGAAAAACGAAAATGAAAACATTCAGAGAAATAAAAATCATAATTGATCCATCAAAAATTGAAATGGTAAGCGGATTGTTATGGCAAGCAGATATTTCCGGAATTGTTGAAAATGATAATGGTGTTTCTGTTTTTATTGAAGAAGCTAAGAGTGTGTCTATAGAGGAGATCAAAAACATATTAGACCGTGCTGTTAATGAAGATATTATCAATTCATACTCATTAGATGAAAAAAGTTTTGAGGATAAAAATTGGAATGAGGAATATGAGAAGAAGGTTAGAGTTATAGAAGTAACTGATAAGTTGGTAATAAAACCTTCATTTAAAGAGTATTCACCAAGACCGGGACAAGTGATTATTGAAATAGATCCCAAGATGTCTTTTGGAACCGGTGAACATGCAACAACTCGATTAATATTAAAACTACTTGAAAAAAATGTAATACCGAATAGCAGGGTACTAGACGTAGGAACGGGAACCGGTGTACTCGCGATTGCTTCAGTTTTACTGGGCGCCTCAACAGCTTTGGCAATTGATAATGATGAATGGTGCAAATTAAATGGTGATGAAAATGTAGCTGCCAATAACCTACAAGATAAGGTGGAAGTTCGTCTTGCTGAAATTGGTAGTATTGAAGAAACTGAATTTGATCTGATATTGGCAAATATCAATCGGCATATACTTTTAGAGATCGCTGATTTAATTAAGGAAAAAATAAAAAAGACCGGAGTATTAATTCTTTCCGGTCTTTTAATTTCAGATGTAGATGATATTTTAGATTGCTACCTTCCCAAAAACTTCCAATTACTTGAAAAAATGGAAGAAGATGAGTGGTGTGCTTTAGTATTCACAATTAGAAGCTAAATTTTTCAAGAATGCGTTTTAATTCTTTCATTTCACCATCATTTAAAACGCTGAGTGCAGTTGCCATATTATCTGCATAAGATGGCATAATACTGTTAATTTTAGCTCTGCCTTCATCTGTTAAATCTGCAAGAATCACTCTTCTATCCTCTTTTGAGTGAATTCTTCTTACAAAACCTTCTTTTTCAAGATTATCTACCACACATGTGATGTTTGCTCCGGTAACCATCATTTCATCACTAATTTTTTTTAGTGGTATTGGACCGTTTTTAAGAAGGATTTCGAGTACACCAAATTGAGGTGTGGTAAGTTTTTCCTGGAACATCTGCTTCGACTGAAGTCTTTTAACTTTGTCGTAAGCTTTAGATAATTTATCCCATAGTTCCAGTACCTGTTGTTTCTTTTCTGTGCTCATAAGTGCCCCTTATGTTTATTGCGTTTCTGTTGAATCCCTCAAAACCCTCCTAATTTGGAGTATTGCATACTCGCTAAATGAAAAATAAACCTTTTTTAGTCCAAAAAAAAGAGCTTTAATTATATTAACTCTTTGAATATACTCCTTTTGAAACTTTTCTGATATGATTTATATTTCATTATGATATACAAAACAAATTGTTAACAACTAAAGTTTCACTTTTAAATATTTTGAACACTTATATAAGTAAAATTCTCTCACATACTTTTTTTAGCCGCTCGATCGAAATATCCAATTCCGACTTCAATACCTTATTGAAAGTTTTTTTGAATCAAGACGAGTTTTTTTTCTGGGGAGATAAACCAAATAATAAAACGTTTTCTACTTTCGGCAGATTATTTACAATTGAAGAATCGTTGAGCGGCTCAGAACTGAATCTAGTTCTAAATAATATTATTGATGAGGCCAACTTAGAGAAAACTTCATCCGAGATTCCATTTATTTTCAGCGTGCAAAAATTTCCCACGAAGGAACAAAGCAATTTTTGGAGTACTTTTAAACGTAATGATTGGTTCATCCCTCAATACGTAATCTCAAATCTTAACAATAAATATTTTTTTACTTCATATGGAGAGTTGGATAGTTCACATTCAGACATTGAGATAATCATTCGCAGACTAATTGATACCTTCGCACCGGGAAAGAGCAAAGTAGTTTCGAATCCAGAATTATTGAAAGCTTTGAAGTACCCCCAGCGCGAAGAATGGGATAAGATGATTGCCAATTCAATAAACCATATTGTATCGGGTGAAATTGAAAAAGTAGTACTGGGCAGATATTGCGATCTGGAATTTTCATCAGAAATTGATATCGGTTACCACCTTCTTAAGTTAACGGAGAGACAAAGTAACAGTATAACTTATGCGATAAAAAGCAATAACGCACTTTTCTTTGGAGCAACCCCGGAAAAATTATTTTCACTAAAAAATAATATTCTCAAAACTGAGGCGGTGGCTGGAAGCATTCGTAGAGGCGAGAATGAATTTGAAGATAAAAAATTAGCTAATCAATTATTGAACAGTTCGAAGAATGTACTGGAGCAAGACAGTGTACTTAAATTTTTAGTTTCCCGATTAGAGGATATTTCTGATAAATTAGTATATGAGAATACGCCCAATATAAAAAAGTTGAGGAACATTCAACATTTGATTTCTAAAATTGAAGCCCCATTGAAACCCGGTGTTTCAATTATTGAAATTATTGAAAGACTATTTCCTACGCCTGCCGTTTGCGGTTACCCTCAAAAGCGCGCTCTAGAGATAATAGAAAATCTCGAAAATTATGATAGAGGTCTTTATGCTGGAATATTAGGCTGGATTTCTCCAGAACGTGAAGCAGAATTTGCTGTGGCTATTCGTTCAGCATTTTATAAAGATAAAAAATTACGGGCTTTCGCAGGATGCGGAATTATAAAAGAGAGTGAAGCCGAGTCGGAATTTCTAGAAACTGAACTAAAGTTTAAAACTATTATCTCATTATTCGAAAATGAAAATATCAATTAATAGAAACACTTTATGGTGCGATCTATTTGTAAGCAGACTCACTGAATTAGGTGTAAAATTTGCATGCGTATCTCCCGGTTCGAGAAGTACATCTTTGGCTTTGGCACTGGCTGATAATAAAGGAATTAAAATTTTCCCTATTGTTGATGAAAGATCTTCTGCGTTTTTTGCTCTGGGCTTAGCCAAAAAATCACAGTCCCCGGTGCTAGTTTTAACTACTTCAGGAACCGCGGTTGCTGAATTATATCCTGCAATTATTGAAGCATACTATCAGCGTATTCCTCTAATTATATGTACAGCAGATAGACCCCACTATTTAAAAAATGCAGGTGCAAACCAAACCATAAATCAACAGAATATTTATAAAAATCATATCCGATTATTTATTGATGCGGGTTTACCAGACATTCAAAAAATCAATTCAATTATAGACATTGCAGAGGAAGCGGTACGCACCGCATATTTTACGAATCGCGGTCCTGTTCACATTAATTTACCTTTTGAAAAACCATTTGAACCCGATAATAAAGCAGATAAGGTTGATTTAAAATTACTTGACTCCTCATTCAATAGAAGAAATTTTTCTATTGAATATAATTCAAAAAAATTTCCTGCTTTTGTTATAAACATTGCTCAATACTTTAAAGAAAAAAAGAATGTGTTGGTTATTGTAGGATATGGTGAATTTAATAATGACTTTAGTTCCCAATTAATAAATCTCGCAAAACGAAATAATGTTTTAATTTATGCTGATGGCGCATCGGGACTACGATACGGAAACTTTTCAAAAGAAAGAATTATTGAGAATTTAACATCGTTGCTAAGATCAGAGAAATTTGTAAAAATATTTAAGCCCGATTTAATTATTCAATTTGGAGGTGCGCCGACTTCAAATATTGTTTTGGATTTCTTAAAAAATAGTAGTGCAATAAAAGTAGCCATAAATGAATATGGCGATTCAAATGATCCCTCACTTACCTTCAAAAAAGCACCTTCAATTCAACCAAATGAGTTCATTAGTAATTTACTAATAATACTATCTAACAAAAAACATTCAGTTAGTTCATTAGTTAAAACAACTCTACAGCTCGACAAGTATATTAAAGAGAAAAAAAAGAAATATTTTTTAAGAGATGATACCCGATCCGAATCAAAATTTGCGTATGATTTGATTGACATTTTACCAGAAAGATCTAATCTGATGATTTCTAATTCGATGCCCATCCGCGATATTGATTTCTTCTCTTCAACCTCAAAAAAGAAAATTAAGATATTTACGAATAGAGGAGCCAGCGGCATTGATGGAATTAATTCAACCGCACTTGCTATCGCCTCAATTTCGAAAGAACCAACCTACCTGCTAACCGGAGATCTCGCATTTTATCATGATTTTAATGGTCTTCATAATGCGGTTAAATTCAAGATACCTCTAATCGTACTACTTATAAATAATTCGGGCGGAGGGATTTTCGAATCATTACCAATTTCAAAATTCCGGGAACATTTTAATGATTTGTTTTTAACACCTCTCGATATAAATTTCAAAAAGATTGTTGAAGGCTACGGCGGTTCATATCATAAAATAAAAGATTGTAAAGAATTAAAAAGAAAAGTAAATTCAATTGACGATAAATCCTCTCTATCCGTTTTTGAATTAAGGACAGACGCAAAATATTCTGCCGAAATGCGCCGCGATTTCTGGTTAATGATATCGAAACAAATTGATTTGTTAATAGATGATATTAAGAGTTGACGGAATTGATTTCTTTATTCGAATTAATGAAGCTGATTTAAATTCAGCAAAAATACCATTATTATTATTGCATGGATTTAGCGGCTGCTCCGATGATTGGGAATTTCTAATCAATAAAATACCTTCTAATTTCCTTCCTATAGCAATTGATTTAATTGGTCACGGATTCACAGAATCCCCCGAAGATTCAAAATTTTACACTGCCTGCTCAATAGTGAATCAAATTAACAATATCACCGAACAACTAAACTTTGAAAAATTTATTATATGTGGTTATTCATTAGGAGGTAGAGCGGCAATTTCCTATATGTGCAAATTTCCAAATAAAGTTATTGCTGCTATATTAGAAAGTTCAACAGCTGGTATCGAATCAATTGAAGATAAAAAGGAAAGAGTTGAGCTCGATTATCTGTTGGCTGATAAAATAAAGAGTGAGGGAATCAATTCTTTTATGGATTTTTGGTTTCAAACTCCTTTGTTTGAGAGATTAAAAAATTTAAGTGAGTTTAACCAATTAAAGAACAAA
Coding sequences:
- a CDS encoding MarR family transcriptional regulator, yielding MSTEKKQQVLELWDKLSKAYDKVKRLQSKQMFQEKLTTPQFGVLEILLKNGPIPLKKISDEMMVTGANITCVVDNLEKEGFVRRIHSKEDRRVILADLTDEGRAKINSIMPSYADNMATALSVLNDGEMKELKRILEKFSF
- the menH gene encoding 2-succinyl-6-hydroxy-2,4-cyclohexadiene-1-carboxylate synthase, with protein sequence MILRVDGIDFFIRINEADLNSAKIPLLLLHGFSGCSDDWEFLINKIPSNFLPIAIDLIGHGFTESPEDSKFYTACSIVNQINNITEQLNFEKFIICGYSLGGRAAISYMCKFPNKVIAAILESSTAGIESIEDKKERVELDYLLADKIKSEGINSFMDFWFQTPLFERLKNLSEFNQLKNKRQQNSVIGLSNMIAGFSTGLMQSCWDKLGAINSQVLLISGENDPKYCGINQNLAAKLVHSQHKIIKEAGHNVHLEMPDVFTKLVLDFLNNLEINNELQLENNKKV
- a CDS encoding chorismate-binding protein, giving the protein MNQDEFFFWGDKPNNKTFSTFGRLFTIEESLSGSELNLVLNNIIDEANLEKTSSEIPFIFSVQKFPTKEQSNFWSTFKRNDWFIPQYVISNLNNKYFFTSYGELDSSHSDIEIIIRRLIDTFAPGKSKVVSNPELLKALKYPQREEWDKMIANSINHIVSGEIEKVVLGRYCDLEFSSEIDIGYHLLKLTERQSNSITYAIKSNNALFFGATPEKLFSLKNNILKTEAVAGSIRRGENEFEDKKLANQLLNSSKNVLEQDSVLKFLVSRLEDISDKLVYENTPNIKKLRNIQHLISKIEAPLKPGVSIIEIIERLFPTPAVCGYPQKRALEIIENLENYDRGLYAGILGWISPEREAEFAVAIRSAFYKDKKLRAFAGCGIIKESEAESEFLETELKFKTIISLFENENIN
- the prmA gene encoding 50S ribosomal protein L11 methyltransferase codes for the protein MKTFREIKIIIDPSKIEMVSGLLWQADISGIVENDNGVSVFIEEAKSVSIEEIKNILDRAVNEDIINSYSLDEKSFEDKNWNEEYEKKVRVIEVTDKLVIKPSFKEYSPRPGQVIIEIDPKMSFGTGEHATTRLILKLLEKNVIPNSRVLDVGTGTGVLAIASVLLGASTALAIDNDEWCKLNGDENVAANNLQDKVEVRLAEIGSIEETEFDLILANINRHILLEIADLIKEKIKKTGVLILSGLLISDVDDILDCYLPKNFQLLEKMEEDEWCALVFTIRS
- the dacB gene encoding D-alanyl-D-alanine carboxypeptidase/D-alanyl-D-alanine-endopeptidase, whose translation is MKKLITFISLFCCIFGFAEISAQNNQLQKSIDAVLQNKFFNRAQISINAIDLLTGEEIYSFNSQKLFRPASVQKLFTTAAAIKFLGTERKFKTAVYTDGTLQNKTLTGNLFIKGGFDPDFNTNNLDTLIAQLFSSGITRITGNIYADVSMMDSLFWGEGWMWDDDPYSFAAYFSPLSINDNSIKIIVEPIKVGKKPLVRTDPETEILEIQNSATVNRGYKNRLSVSRKWLNRSNKITIRGSIGVRAKNYSTTVNIFNPTLYFLELFKERCISAGITISGKLDTLKTPVNVWELANHECKIDKIINNVNKTSDNLSAELLLRSIPYHKTGDKSGAVDGKKYVERLISFLDENPESYSIVDGSGLSYYNLTSTALTGKLLQHMYYSSPESYSLFYNSLSVSGIDGTLRNRLNSSELRGKVRGKTGSLRGTTTLSGYLQTETDKNIAFSIFIQNFTGNQSKPKNLIDEIVRLIYKHY
- the purM gene encoding phosphoribosylformylglycinamidine cyclo-ligase — its product is MDNTYKSAGVDIQAGDETVERIKVHAKSTFNNNVLSGIGHFGAFYQIDLKKWKNPVLVSSVDGVGTKLKIAFKLDKHDTVGQCLVNHCINDIAVCGAEPQYFMDYLAFGKLIPEKAEQIIKGFSIACRENGVALIGGETAEMPGLYTEDEYDISGTIVGIVERDKIIDGKNVQRGDVLIGFPSTGLHTNGYSLARKVLLEKFSVNDKPEGFDKSIGEELLSIHKSYFHIISLLKEKLEVRAFSHITGGGIIGNTKRVVPKDLSINIDWKAWDTLPIFDLIQKTGNISDEEMRKAFNLGIGLIAVISPTDVEKAISICNTINEKAIVIGEII
- the menD gene encoding 2-succinyl-5-enolpyruvyl-6-hydroxy-3-cyclohexene-1-carboxylic-acid synthase is translated as MKISINRNTLWCDLFVSRLTELGVKFACVSPGSRSTSLALALADNKGIKIFPIVDERSSAFFALGLAKKSQSPVLVLTTSGTAVAELYPAIIEAYYQRIPLIICTADRPHYLKNAGANQTINQQNIYKNHIRLFIDAGLPDIQKINSIIDIAEEAVRTAYFTNRGPVHINLPFEKPFEPDNKADKVDLKLLDSSFNRRNFSIEYNSKKFPAFVINIAQYFKEKKNVLVIVGYGEFNNDFSSQLINLAKRNNVLIYADGASGLRYGNFSKERIIENLTSLLRSEKFVKIFKPDLIIQFGGAPTSNIVLDFLKNSSAIKVAINEYGDSNDPSLTFKKAPSIQPNEFISNLLIILSNKKHSVSSLVKTTLQLDKYIKEKKKKYFLRDDTRSESKFAYDLIDILPERSNLMISNSMPIRDIDFFSSTSKKKIKIFTNRGASGIDGINSTALAIASISKEPTYLLTGDLAFYHDFNGLHNAVKFKIPLIVLLINNSGGGIFESLPISKFREHFNDLFLTPLDINFKKIVEGYGGSYHKIKDCKELKRKVNSIDDKSSLSVFELRTDAKYSAEMRRDFWLMISKQIDLLIDDIKS
- a CDS encoding YchF/TatD family DNA exonuclease; its protein translation is MFIDTHAHLFYPNFNGEIDNILKNARDAGVDYIIVPGTDLASSVQAIELSKKYEMVYASVGIHPHDTKEWNDSLIDKIEQLAKNEKVVAIGEIGLDYYYDFSPKEIQIKAFEAQIELALKLKLPVIIHNREADTDVMSIIRKYKDSGLRAQFHCFAGTVEDARELVEMRHYISFTGNITYKKADTLRKIVSRIAPENLLLETDSPFMTPIPHRGERNEPSYIKLVADQIAAIHNLTTEDIARTTSYNAYKLFGIGMKPDLSFTYKIGNSLYINVTNRCNADCIFCDRKGEAVINGYSLKMTKAQEPNVEVYINEMGDPKQYKEVVFCGYGEPTIRWDVVKQVAKFVKDNGGRTRMNTDGHGNFINKKDITPELSGLIDTVSISLNSTDPEQYGKLMRVDPSLHKEMIDFARKAKNYTHVVLSIVGLNEIDTGAAKKFVTEEVGVDFREREYF